The sequence TCACCGCGGCCTCGGTGCTGTGCGCCGCCGCGCCCACGCTCTGGCTGCTGGTCGGCGCCCGGGCGGCCCAGGGGGTGGGCGCGGCCGTGATGATGGCCCTCACCATGGCGTTCGTCGGTGAGACGGTCCCGAAGGAACGGACGGGCAGCGCCATGGGGCTGCTGGGCACGATGTCCGCGGTGGGCACGGCTCTCGGGCCGTCGCTGGGCGGGGCCCTGCTCGCCGGGTTCGGCTGGCGGGCGCTCTTCCTGGTCAACGTGCCTCTGGGGATCGTGGCGTTCCTGCTCTCGCACCGCCATCTGCCCGCCGATCGGCGCGAACCGGGTGGCGACCGGGCCCGCTTCGACCACCTGGGCACGCTGCTGCTCGCGCTGACCCTGGCGGCGTACGCGCTCGCGATGACCCTCGGTGGCGGCCGTTTCGGGGCGCTCGACACGGCGCTGCTCGTGGCCGCCGCGTGCGGGGTCGCCCTCTTCGTGCGCGTCGAATCGAGGGCCGCCTCCCCCTTGGTCCGCGGGGCGCTCGTCCGTGATCCGGTGATCGGTCCGGGCCTCGCCTCGAGTGCGCTCGTGTCGACGGTGATGATGGCGACGCTGGTGGTCGGGCCGTTCTACCTCTCCCGGACGCTCGGGCTCGGCGCGGCCCCGGTCGGATTCGTCCTGTCCGTCGGTCCGCTGGTCGCCGCGGTGACCGGGGTGCCCGCCGGCCGTCTCGCGGACCGGTTCGGAGCGCGGCGCACGACCCTGCTCGGGCTGCTGACGATGACGGCCGGCGCCACCGCCCTGTCCCTGATACCGGCGTCGCTCGGTGTCCTCGGGTACGTGGCCCCGCTCGCGGTCGTGACCGCCGGCTACGCGGTGTTCCAGACGGCGAACAACACCGCCGTCATGGCGGACGTCGGCCCGGAGCGGCGGGGCGTCGTCTCCGGCATGCTGGGGCTCTCGCGCAACCTCGGCCTGGTCACCGGCGCCTCCGTCATGGGCGCCGTGTTCACGCACGCCTCGGCGTCGGCCGACATCGCCTCGGCGCCCGCCGGGGCCGTGGCCACCGGGATGCGGTTCACCTTCCTGGTCGCCTCGGCCCTGATCCTCGTCGCGCTCGCCGCCGTCGCCGTGGTGGGCCGAGCGGTGCCCCCGTCCGACGCCTGATCATGCGGCGGGCAGGGGGCGGCACAGCAGGGCGGCCGGGGACGGGCGGGTGGCGAGGCGGGTGGTGAAGGCGATACCCGCCGCGTACTCGGTGGGCAGGCACTGGCCCTTGTGGTTCCCGTAGGCGAAGTCTCCGCCGGGGCCACCGGACGGACGGTTGTCCCCCCGGTCGAACCACACCGTCCGGCCGGCTCCGGGAAGCGCCGTACGGGCCGGGGCGCACAGCGCGGCCGAGACCCGCTCGCCGCGCAGGCTGTAGCCGATCAGGAACTGGCCTGCCGGGCACTGGAACTTGGTGTACCCGGTGGCCCAGTCGCCGCCCGGCGGGACGTACGTCTCGTCGCGGACCACGGTGTGCCCGCCCGTCGGGGTGCGCAGGTCGGAGCTGGTGCACAGGCCGCGGCCGCCGGTGTGGGCGAGCCCGGCAAGGCGGGCGCCGTCGGGGCAGACCGCCTTGCGGGCCCCGCTGTCCCAGTCCCCGGCGGCCCGGGTGCGCAGCGAGGCGTTGTGGTCGCGGTGGTCGGTGGTCAGCTGGTACCAGGAGGTGGTGGCGGGCACCGGTCCGGTACGGCCGGGGGTGGTGGCGAGCGGGGACCAGCGGGCGGTGCGCCAGTCGCCCGCGTCCAGGACGCCGGAGCGGTGGCCGGTCGCGTCGTAGCGCAACAGGGCCCAGCTGTCGCCGCCGGGGTTGCCCTGGGCGTCGGTGCTCCAGCCGACGAGGGGCCAGTACGCGAAGTCGGCGTCGACGCGCGTCAGATGGGCGGTGATGCGGTCGAACCAGGTGCGCGGGGCG comes from Streptomyces virginiae and encodes:
- a CDS encoding MFS transporter is translated as MSPHSDSATGHRQDRTGGEDGTASTGAHRPAVRWALAGLSLSVLLSSLGTGIAHVGLPTLAQVFSASFPEVQWVVLAYLLAVTALVVGAGRLGDLVGRRRLLLAGISLFTAASVLCAAAPTLWLLVGARAAQGVGAAVMMALTMAFVGETVPKERTGSAMGLLGTMSAVGTALGPSLGGALLAGFGWRALFLVNVPLGIVAFLLSHRHLPADRREPGGDRARFDHLGTLLLALTLAAYALAMTLGGGRFGALDTALLVAAACGVALFVRVESRAASPLVRGALVRDPVIGPGLASSALVSTVMMATLVVGPFYLSRTLGLGAAPVGFVLSVGPLVAAVTGVPAGRLADRFGARRTTLLGLLTMTAGATALSLIPASLGVLGYVAPLAVVTAGYAVFQTANNTAVMADVGPERRGVVSGMLGLSRNLGLVTGASVMGAVFTHASASADIASAPAGAVATGMRFTFLVASALILVALAAVAVVGRAVPPSDA